A part of Primulina eburnea isolate SZY01 chromosome 10, ASM2296580v1, whole genome shotgun sequence genomic DNA contains:
- the LOC140803839 gene encoding transcription factor MYB53-like codes for MGRHSCSVKQKLRKGLWSPEEDEKLHTFITRFGVGCWSSVPKLAGLQRCGKSCRLRWINYLRPDLKRGMFSQEEEDLIITLHKALGNRWAQIATQLRGRTDNEIKNFWNSCLKKKLIKQGIDPNTHMHVPEMEVKKERDYADSVSARILQTKGLPDLSNSIEMNPQDYHLMQIPIQSLNGNLVTRQLYDPLLLSEFQTSIDSNGYSPNFLSQNMIQGNTIMNPNNYVFNSMPNLTTFDRQNNTDYYECLSSRNNMVENGSTFCWEAENKLESMFQFQFSGIQIEDTKPGLIENQNFGDFCGYHMGSLSQELIGENLDMFHEM; via the exons ATGGGGCGCCATTCTTGCAGCGTGAAGCAGAAGCTGAGGAAGGGGCTGTGGTCACCAGAAGAAGATGAGAAATTGCACACTTTTATTACAAGATTCGGTGTCGGTTGCTGGAGCTCTGTGCCTAAATTAGCTG GCTTGCAGAGATGTGGAAAGAGCTGCAGATTGAGGTGGATTAATTACTTGAGGCCTGACCTTAAGAGGGGGATGTTCTCCCAAGAGGAGGAAGATTTGATCATCACTTTGCATAAAGCTCTTGGAAATAG GTGGGCACAGATTGCAACACAATTACGAGGAAGAACGGATAATGAGATTAAGAACTTTTGGAATTCTTGCCTCAAGAAAAAGCTCATCAAGCAAGGCATTGATCCAAACACACATATGCACGTACCCGAAATGGAAGTAAAAAAGGAGAGAGATTATGCAGACTCTGTTTCGGCACGCATTCTACAGACTAAAGGGCTTCCGGATTTGTCGAATTCGATCGAAATGAATCCTCAAGACTATCATTTAATGCAAATCCCAATTCAATCTTTGAATGGCAATCTTGTGACGAGACAACTGTATGATCCTCTGCTCTTGTCGGAATTCCAAACGAGCATTGATTCGAACGGATACAGTCCTAACTTTCTTTCTCAGAATATGATTCAGGGAAATACCATCATGAATCCTAACAATTATGTATTCAACTCGATGCCGAATTTGACGACTTTCGATCGGCAAAACAACACAGATTACTACGAATGTTTATCTTCAAGAAACAACATGGTTGAAAATGGAAGCACGTTCTGTTGGGAAGCTGAAAATAAACTGGAATCGATGTTTCAGTTCCAGTTCAGTGGGATTCAGATCGAAGATACAAAACCAGGTCTGATTGAGAATCAGAATTTTGGTGATTTTTGTGGGTATCATATGGGATCATTGTCTCAAGAATTAATTGGGGAAAATCTTGATATGTTCCATGAAATGTGA